The Carassius gibelio isolate Cgi1373 ecotype wild population from Czech Republic chromosome B18, carGib1.2-hapl.c, whole genome shotgun sequence sequence ttattcaacaactcTTCTCCAAATCGCATCTTCCACCATTATCAACAGCACATAAATAAATCATGCGCATGGTGCTGCTGACCTAGAACACACATGCGCTGAGCCTTGATTACACGTAGAGGAAAGCAATTTTCATGCCTCTAGTTACTCTCCATAATGGTGGCATatgtgatttggagaagaattgttgaataaagtcgctatttttgttttctttgcacaaaatgtattcttgtacctTTGTAAAAGTGTGGCTGAAGCATTGATGCcgcatggactgttttactgatgtccttactatgactctgggaacatttcagttccaTTGCAGCCTTCATTGAGGTTCAGAAATCTCTCGCATTTTCATACAAATAAtagggatgcaccaattgaccggccataaatcggaaaccgaaagtttttgcttaaaatatgcgATTGGTAATTGGCCggtctttggaatttttttcggccgatttttccgcAAGTGCGCCCGTGTGGTCCGACTACattacttctgtgtgaaagcaaacacgtcctgggattgattccagcattgaacccGGATTGGGGACTTAGcaacattgctgggttcaatcccgggacaagcgctgtgtgaacaaaagccagatctaatgccgtgtctaagtgatgacgcacgttatcatGCGACTCTTTtagcggctgttttgaaggaagatcaacgttcactgaaaaaaaaagtgcaaactgtatgaagcagagatcacttagttcctcactttccacggtgacaccgagatcgttcgccagattcagtgaaagtattacctgcctaatgttttcgactcgtacattacacgccacgccctgatgtcacgtgtcgttacgggaccagtatttgccggaatcgcagtgtgaaaggggctttattgagCTTTTCCTCAATATTGGACTGTAGACTGTGGACTGTCCttccttcttgtttgttgcttaaagattaaaaaaaaaaaatagagtaatgacatgtttatttttgggtgatctagcaatttaaacacacctgaactagctaatcaaggttcttgggaattttaaaacaaaaaagtcttacctgaagttccaggcaggtgtgttagagctGAACTCCACAGAGCACTGGCTTTCTTAGATCAGGTCTGGACACCCCCGccttgcattaaaataaatctatcagtttatagtaataccacatattttgtttttattgtattaataaaccttATCTTATTCTATCTGTCTTGTTTTGTCAATTTCCAGTGGCCagtgagagaataatgttttaatacaaggttGTGTTGAGTGCAGCTGTTCTTACCTGTGTAGTGGGCACCAAGAGGGTTTCATTATTTGTCCAAGGACTCTTCTTCAGTATGCAAACATCTTCGTAAGTTTTGCAGTCCGGATCAagtttggcaaagattgttgattctgatgggcctatggtaattctgtatgtctcaaattctgcacaaatctgtaaacacatgaagtgcaatgtgttacaaaaaaaatgttaatcaCTCACCATGTGTGAGTGATGAAtagtgtcatgtttaccattccaaaagggaggacctgattacatatctggagcatttgtataatgtgatcagctcagagtagtgtccggtttaaagtcattgtatgaccacactgccatgttcataaacaaagcttcaaatactTTCACTGTGCTGAGCCAGGGCTCAAACTCGGTCAGCATCTCATGgttagacatttattgattatttatcttttgcaattagttaaaatatacatattataacaaataaaggtaattacttccacttttgaaagtcattatgtattactaatagaattaatttacacaaatatattattaattatattaatttattaatataaataaatatattacacacaaaataagataagagagaaactcctattcgccatttgattagttatatgaggaagtagctggttttaataaagtctgtatctTCCTGCAATATATTGAGTCCTCGTGACATCCTTCATTCCAGATCCTGACAGGCTTACACATAACACCCTAGCACATTtataatattcaaatccattaaaggatttttaggctgcattaattaggacaaCTGGAACCGGGAATACTTCTAATATTCACACAGTGTACTTGCTAGAATGGtttctacgctaatattagtctgtttctttcttattctgaggtcaacattgccaccagatccagtctgtatccagatcagatggtcactgcagacacccagatccagtacgtatccagcccagatggaaGTTTAGCACCTAGAGATGACCTCGACAGCTttgaatgtcagcggagaccaggacagctAGATGACACTATTTCCCTAATTAATAATGTAAAGTGTtctgacacaatctgtattgttaaaggcactatataaataaaagtgacttgactatGAGTTCATAATATGTGTAgtatacttaaagggttagttcacccaaaaattatgtcattaataactcacccttatgctgttccaaacatgtaagacctccttctatcttcggaacacagttcaagatattttagatttagtccgagagctctcagtccctccagtGAAGCTGTGAGTACGGTAAACTGTCCATGTGCAGAAAGGTAAGcagaacatcatcaaagtagtccatgtgacatcagagggtcgtttagaatttttttgaagcatcaaaaatacattttggtctaaaaatagcaaaaactacgactttattcagcattatctttgcttccgtgtctgttgtgagagagagttcaaatcaaagcagtctggatatccagttcgcgaacgaatcattcagttcacctaattgaactgaatcgttttaaacagttcgcatctctaatacgcattaatccacaaatgacttaagctgttaacttttttaatgtggctgacactccctctaagttcaaacaaaccaatatcccggagtaattcatgtactcaaacagtacattgacatttttgggtgaactaaccctttaaaatggaTAGATCCATGGATAGATCCATGCATTACAGCAGGCAGAAAAGCTAAGTGTACCCCAGGCTTCAGTCCTCCTCTGCTATTCGCATTACAATTGAAAGTGGcatgtggtgacccatactcagaattattGCACTGCATTTGTCccttccaaagtgcacacacaccctgaatacacacccggagcagtgggcagccattttttgctgCAGCAACCCGGGGAACATGtatttatgttgtttatatttagcGTTTTGACcataaaaagcaaacattttcacacagacacacaccaacGCAAGCAATTCACTCTGATCATGCAAAACGTAGCACCTCCTTCAAATGAGGTCAACATATGTAATTTCCCAGCAGattaaaatatatctataaaacCTCAAAGTCCTTCTATTAGCTAATATATCAGAGCTGATACAATTGACATATGATAGTTTCCATTAAATGGGTGAATGGAGCCACTGGTTGCACTGCTACATATGGTAATATCCATCATGACCTTCTCTAAAGCTAACAAAATGGTTTGTACTCTGCGAGGGGAGCCTGTTCACCCTGAGCTATGGAAAGATGGGGCTATTATAGTTGGAGGGGTTTTCTCTTTCCATAGCAGCTGGGAAATCAGGCAACAGACATATTCAATTCTTCCACCTCCACTGAAGTGCATCAGGTATGTAAAAGCAGAGATATTGTCTAATAAGATTTTGTAAATACAAGTGCTACGCTAAATGAATTATTCATAGTTTCATtacatacttattttatttatttatttgtattttttcacaaGTCTTAATTTTAGAGACTTCCAGTACGCACAATCCATGCTCTTCGCAATAGAGGAAATTAATAACAGTTCCACTTTGCTACCTGGGATCTCATTAGGCTACAAGATCTATGACACGTGTGGATCAGTGGCAGCTGGGGTTCGAGCAGCTATGGCCCTTGCAAATGGGTATGAGAAAGTGTCTGTTGAAGGGCCCTGCACAAAGCATGCTGAAGTGCAAGCAATTATTGGGGACACAACTTCTTCAGCTTGCATGGCGATATCAAAGGGTATTGGACCATTCAAGCTTCCATTGGTATTATTTTATGTCACAATTTATCACAatatagtgttttaaaatgatatgaaaatgtaaaattgtaatctatgttttaaataaataatagatgcTGCTGAatgcaattaatgtaattttactggATGTTATGCCTAAACATATTACTTCTGTATATATTAATCTCTTAGATCAGCCACTATGCCACCTGTGAATGCCTTAGTGACAAAGTCAAATATCCCTCATTTCTTCGAACTATTGCAAGTGATCACTATCAGAGTAGAGCACTGGCAGAACTGGTTAGACACTTTGGCTGGACCTGGGTTGGAGCCTTAAGAACAGATGATGATTATGGTAACAGTGGGATGGCCACTTTTACTAAGGTAGCTGAACAGATGGGTATCTGTTTGGAATATTCTCTCCCGTTTTTCAGAACCTACCCTGAAGATAAAGTAATAAGGATAATTGAGCAGATTAAAAGCTCTACTTCACGAGTAATTGTAGGATTTCTTGCTCATTGGGACTTGGAGGTTCTGCTGCATAAATTTGTTGAACACAATATTACTGGATACCAGTGGGTAGGGACCGAAGCTTGGATATCTGATTCAGTCATTGCCAGTATGGATAAGCACCACATTCTACAAGGAGCAATTGGTCTGGCTATACCCAAAACACAAGTGACAGGTCTGCAAGAATTcattctaaaaataaaaccactgaagtctTCGGGAGGTGTCATTTTTACTGAGTTCTGGGAAGAACTGTTTCAATGTAAATACTCAACTAAGAATTATTCTGTGTCCATAACTCCCTGTACAGGCAATGAGGAACTGTCTCAAGTGCAAAATTTATTTACAGACATGTCACTCATGCCCATCTTCAGCAATGTGTATAAAGGAGTGTATGCTGTTGCTCATACACTTCATGACCTCCTGGGATGCAAAGAAAAATGTGACTTAAATAAACAGCCTGATCCTTCAACAGTGGGTTAACACTAATTTATTCCACTGCTATATACAATTCAGTATTCTCTAATGTTGTACATATGGACACAGTATATTTGACAATTTATtatttgtactgtatgtactgtacaataCATATGACATTTTGTTGAGACTGTTTGCCTTGTCAGTCATTTTAGTCaacgataattttttttttgtctttttttccccttcagtTTCTGAAGCACCTGAGAAAGGTGCATTTCAAAACGAAAGATGGTGAGGAGGTTTATTTTGATGAGAATGGTGATCCAGTGGCAAAATATGACATTATAAATTGGCATCCAAGTAAAAAACAACACTATGAATTTGTTACTGTTGGGCTTTATGATGCTTCTTTTCTGGGGATAGATCGATTAGCTGTCAATATGCCATCAATTTTATGGGCAAATAATTCCACAAAGGTGAGGGAAAAAAGGAAACTTATTTTCTGAATATCAGTTTCTATAAGTAAATGACAATGCCTATATATATCTGCCACAGGTACCAGTGTCTGTGTGCAGTGAGAGCTGCCCCCCTGGCACTAGGAAGGGTGTGAAGAAAGGAAAGCCCATATGTTGTTATGACTGCATACCGTGCACAGAGGGAGAAATCAGTAACACTACAGGTAAAATCACTATATCCATAAAAGgagaaaacaagacacacacacacatttgtttttgtgaagagtggggacatcccataggcgtaatgtttttttttttttttttttactgtacaaactgtatattctatggccctacaccaaccctacacctaaccctaagcctaaccctcaaaggaaactttgtgcatttttactttctcaaaaaaactcattctgtacggtttataagcgttttgaaaaatggagacatgggttatgtcctcataagtcaccatctccttgtaatacctgtgctatacccatgtcattatacagagtgagttgtgtcctgatatgtcacaaaaacaagagcacgcacacacacacacacacacacacacacacacacatatatatatatatatatatatatatatataatctctcctgttattaattattacatcCATTAAATACAGATTCTGTAACATGTCTGCGGTGCCATCAAGACTTCTGGTCAAATATGCAAAACGATGGATGTGTTAAGAAGGAAACAGAATTTTTGTCTTATGAGGAAATCATGGGGATTTTGCTCACAACTATTTCACTTGTTGGTgcatttataacaataataattgcaGTCATATTTTTCCGATATAAAAATACCCCAATAGTGAAAGCCAACAACTCAGAACTGAGCTTCCTGCTCCTATTTTCACTGATGTTGTGTTTTCTCTGTTCACTTACTTTCATTGGTCGGCCCACTGAGTGGTCCTGTATGTTGCGTCACACAGCATTTgggatcacttttgtcctctgtATCTCATGTGTTCTGGGGAAAACAATAGTGGTTTTAATGGCTTTCAGGGCAACACTTCCAGGAAGTAATGTCATGAAATGGTTTGGGCCTCCTCAACAAAGACTCAGTGTTTTTTCATTTACTCTTATACAAGTGATTATTTGTGTGCTTTGGTTAACAATATACCCcccttttccatttaaaaatcttaACTATTTCAAAGAAAAGATAATACTAGAATGTAATGTGGGATCGGTTGTAGGTTTCTGGGCTGTGTTAGGTTATATTGGGCTGCTTGCTATTCTATGTTTCTTTTTGGCTTTTCTGGCTCGGAAACTCCCGGATAATTTTAATGAAGCCAAATTTATCACATTTAGTATGCTCATATTTTGTGCTGTTTGGATTGCTTTCATACCTGCTTATGTTAGTTCTCCTGGAAAATTCACAGTGGCAGTGGAGGTATTTGCCATTTTAGCCTCCACATATGGaatgttattttgcatatttattcCTAAATGCTATATCATTTTATTGAAACCAGACAAGAActctaaaaaacatttaatggtcAAATAACACCCAAGAGCTACGTGAGTTTAaaattttaaagtataataatagtgtagatgaaaataaaacatactatacaCTGTTATTTTTACCATCCTGTACTTTTACCATCCTATTTTAAGTTATGTTGATTGTTATCACCATGATGGCGCTTTTCTTACTAAACAGTGTATGTTGGACCATTACATGATGAAATTAACAACATCTCTGTTTTGCCTAATAAAGTTAGAAAACATAAATGGTGAATACTTGATTGAGTAAATTGTGAATTGTTCATTCACGTACTCTATTATTGACTTACTATGGTAGCCAAGATAGCTCAATGATGAAatcacaaagtattttttttcagttagcacagtgaatatatatacacacacacacacacacacattgtttgcTTTGTTTAATTTTTCATTATGTTCTTGTGGCATACAATCAAGATGAAACTGAAATGCAGACTTTAAGGTTTAATTCAAGGGGattcaaataaaacacacaattattatgcataaaaatgacaaataaatacaatcataCATAacgttcattttaatattttggtgataatcctttgcagtcaatgaCTGCTATAAGTCTGGAACTCATGGACATCACCATGGACTTGGTTACCTCCTTTGTGATGGTTTGTCAAGCCTTTACTGTAGCTGACTTCAGTTGTTGCTTGTTTGTGGGTCTTTCTGCCTTTAGTTtttcttcagcaagtgaaatgtaTGCTCAGTTGGTTTGACAACAggatatcagaatcagaatcagggtggttgttctgcatgcttaataagcAAACTCCAGcttttccaatatatatatatatatatatatatatatatatatatatatatatattaggggtgtaacgatacgcgtattcgtattgaaccgttcggtacgacgctttcggttcggtacgcggtacgcattatgtataccgaacggttcgttggagtaattaattatatttgaaaaaaaaaaaaaaagagagagaaagaaatataatgatatgcgttcaacaaggtagcccaataacccaaacaacgtaacaggcaacgcccctgacactcccgaagaagaaaaaaacaccatcttatatgtttatgttaggctactcagcaggcgctcgctcactcagtacacgctgaaggctcgttgcaaaatagccaatgcgtttaacagactagaaatgagaagatcctccaataaccaacaggtctggtgtttgggtgcactttggattccctttaagctataatggtgatggcaagagagtggtggataaataaacaacggtatgtcgcatctgcaacatgacagggtacaccagcgggattacaaaaaaaaaacaaaaaaaaaacagcgggaatatctgggatatatgcgtcagtactatctgggaaaagacgaaaaaaaggagaaacatgcacgcagcaaactatccctgcagcatttagacactatagcttacagggaatccaacccaaacaccagatcttatatttctggtctgttaaatgcattagacattttgcaacgagccttcagcgcgtgctgagtgagcgagcgccttaggggccgttcacatatcgtgcctaaaaacgcatggaaaacgctaagcgcgtctttctcctgaggcgtctgtctttgctaagcaacaatgatgtgctctctccatgagacgcggaaatttcagcgaaggataaatggatttgcagctctaaaaatcgcttgcagtagctctgctactgaatttatttcaaaattgcaatccatatacaactatgatcagctgttccttcctcttggctgagctctcaacgttgttacgggaaaggatgaagctgattggttggttcttgtcacatgacccgcggtgcgcttgcggcattctgaaaagttgagatgtttttacattttgctgtatctaaaacgtatcgaaccgaaccgaaccgaaccgtgacatcagtgtatcgtatcgaaccgaaccgtgaattttgtgaaccgttacacccctaatatatatatatatatatatatatatatatatatatatatatatatatatatatatatatatgtatatatatatatatatatatatatgtttttatgtaaaattaacttttaaaagaCCAACATCTTTAACTTTCATTCATGGGGATAACATGGATAATTTGATATTtgcctatcttttttttttcttttaatgttccTTTTACCACTAGATAGCTGCAGAGCTCCATTATTTGCAATTagctatttgaattttttttagttGAATTCATATCTACATATTCTGAAATCACAGTTATAACagtagaaatgtatttattttgtactgataatttttttttccaataatgtTAGAGTATGATTATAGATCATTATTATAGAACCTGAACAAGATATTACAAAGAGAAAAGTTGAGTCTTTAGAGTTTATATCAATTATCTATTTTtcgataacactttataataagtgcatgctattaatcattagttaagcattaggaaacagttaattcattatttataaagcatgaaTAGACATttgtaagcagtttataaatacagatataaatgctttatacctgatttaagagcatatctataatgtatttaataattggtttttcatactttattaatgatcaatttatcatttctaaattaagtatagcattatttacacaccagttattaaggagttgtcagtggttcataagaaattgtaagtaaatgattaataaactatttaaaagtgcattcatacatctttttattcagacatatagtaatagttacttatagtgttaataaatggtttattaacatgtatttctactgtaattcagggttaattcaggtagttataaaacatatgtagttgttaattaactatttttgtgagctcatttaaagtgaggactatttatgccttgtaaagcttttacaaatgagatttaaaggctgttaatatttctatgttctgtatcactgtgtggtgtttgtttccgtttttttgtttagaagataaccgagcctttaaatatcctttataaatgctttacaaggcataactagtcctcactttagatgagctcacataaatagttaactgtcCACTACAatatgctttataactacctgaatttactacatttcttgtgatcttatgaatcactggcaactcctaaataactggtttgtaatgctatacttcattgagaaattataaattgatcatgaataaagtatgaaaataaaattattaaacacattacagATATGCTTTTAagtcaagaataaagcatttatacctgtatttataaactgcttattactgtctattaattctttataaattatgaattatctgtttactaatgcttaatgattaatagagtgcagttattataaagtgttacctatttttCATATAATTCTGCAAATTGAATCTAAACTTCAGTTactaactgtaaaataaaaaaataaaaagtaacagaAATGAACagttatatataacatatttagtACCAATACATGAAATGAACATCAGAATGCAtcctttcatctctctctctctctgtctgtgtgtacaTTGTCCATGTGTCAGTGTCACCAATTTATGTTTGTGGTGTCTCtgcatttttggttttattttatttgacaaattataAGAACAGTTTATAACATGCACGTGCATGTGAGCATGATCATTTTGAATGAATATGTAGATATTAATCTaactaatatacacacacacacacacacacacacacacacaacattcattaggaaaacagtgtgtcaatgatgcaaaataatagttaaaggcagttcatcattgaattcagtgatgtcctttctgttcagttaaatagtgtctgtgcatttatttgcaagtcaacgatatcgctgtagttgaagtgaccccaactaagcaagccagaggcgacagcggcaaggaaccgaaactccatcggtga is a genomic window containing:
- the LOC127977364 gene encoding extracellular calcium-sensing receptor-like, which produces MEPLVALLHMVISIMTFSKANKMVCTLRGEPVHPELWKDGAIIVGGVFSFHSSWEIRQQTYSILPPPLKCISLNFRDFQYAQSMLFAIEEINNSSTLLPGISLGYKIYDTCGSVAAGVRAAMALANGYEKVSVEGPCTKHAEVQAIIGDTTSSACMAISKGIGPFKLPLISHYATCECLSDKVKYPSFLRTIASDHYQSRALAELVRHFGWTWVGALRTDDDYGNSGMATFTKVAEQMGICLEYSLPFFRTYPEDKVIRIIEQIKSSTSRVIVGFLAHWDLEVLLHKFVEHNITGYQWVGTEAWISDSVIASMDKHHILQGAIGLAIPKTQVTGLQEFILKIKPLKSSGGVIFTEFWEELFQCKYSTKNYSVSITPCTGNEELSQVQNLFTDMSLMPIFSNVYKGVYAVAHTLHDLLGCKEKCDLNKQPDPSTFLKHLRKVHFKTKDGEEVYFDENGDPVAKYDIINWHPSKKQHYEFVTVGLYDASFLGIDRLAVNMPSILWANNSTKVPVSVCSESCPPGTRKGVKKGKPICCYDCIPCTEGEISNTTDSVTCLRCHQDFWSNMQNDGCVKKETEFLSYEEIMGILLTTISLVGAFITIIIAVIFFRYKNTPIVKANNSELSFLLLFSLMLCFLCSLTFIGRPTEWSCMLRHTAFGITFVLCISCVLGKTIVVLMAFRATLPGSNVMKWFGPPQQRLSVFSFTLIQVIICVLWLTIYPPFPFKNLNYFKEKIILECNVGSVVGFWAVLGYIGLLAILCFFLAFLARKLPDNFNEAKFITFSMLIFCAVWIAFIPAYVSSPGKFTVAVEVFAILASTYGMLFCIFIPKCYIILLKPDKNSKKHLMVK